The following are encoded together in the Tatumella ptyseos genome:
- a CDS encoding alpha/beta hydrolase produces MKKLVILLHGYGSDGNDLKGLGEFWANSLPDLRYASPNAPEPCEAGIGYQWFSLANITPQNRQQRLNAARQAVDEILSKILQQHDIEATEDQIVLVGFSQGTMIALDILLRSNYNVIGVVGFSGRLIETPSQVPATTAEVLLIHGEADEVVPAQEALNAQAALRQLGFSCQTIIEPELVHTISAAGVESATQFLVERFGWEDEDEAE; encoded by the coding sequence ATGAAGAAATTAGTCATTTTATTACACGGTTACGGTAGTGATGGTAACGATCTGAAAGGGCTTGGAGAATTCTGGGCGAACTCACTACCTGACTTACGCTATGCCTCACCTAATGCCCCAGAACCGTGTGAAGCTGGAATAGGGTATCAGTGGTTTAGCTTAGCCAATATTACTCCGCAGAATCGCCAACAACGATTGAATGCTGCACGCCAGGCCGTTGATGAAATTCTTAGCAAAATATTGCAACAACATGATATCGAGGCGACTGAAGATCAGATTGTGTTGGTTGGTTTTTCACAGGGTACAATGATTGCACTCGATATCCTACTGCGCAGCAACTATAACGTTATCGGTGTGGTAGGCTTTTCAGGGAGGCTAATTGAAACGCCTTCACAGGTCCCTGCGACCACTGCTGAAGTCTTGTTAATCCACGGTGAAGCCGATGAAGTTGTTCCCGCGCAAGAGGCACTAAATGCTCAGGCAGCCTTACGCCAGCTCGGTTTTTCTTGCCAAACAATCATTGAGCCGGAACTGGTACATACGATATCAGCGGCAGGGGTTGAGTCCGCGACCCAGTTCCTCGTTGAACGTTTTGGTTGGGAAGACGAAGACGAAGCAGAGTAG
- a CDS encoding carbonic anhydrase has translation MKTIIDGFLNFQKDIYPEREELFRSLASSQKPKALFISCSDSRLVPELVTQQEPGQLFVIRNAGNIVPSFGPEPGGVSATIEYAVMALGVTDIIICGHSNCGAMSAIASCACLDTMPAVEHWLRYADAAKAVVEKHEYASPEDKLNAMVRENVIAQLNNIKTHPSVAVALRNKKINLHGWVYDIETGQIHALDRHGEHFVSLADNPETFFE, from the coding sequence ATGAAAACAATAATTGATGGCTTCTTGAATTTCCAGAAAGACATTTATCCTGAAAGAGAAGAACTTTTTCGTAGTCTTGCTTCAAGTCAGAAACCGAAAGCGCTTTTCATCTCCTGTTCTGATAGCCGCTTAGTTCCTGAGCTCGTGACTCAACAGGAACCTGGGCAGTTATTCGTTATCCGTAACGCTGGTAACATTGTTCCTTCTTTTGGTCCTGAGCCTGGTGGTGTTTCAGCGACCATTGAATATGCGGTCATGGCACTTGGCGTTACCGATATTATCATTTGTGGTCACTCTAACTGCGGTGCAATGTCAGCCATTGCTAGCTGTGCCTGCCTAGATACCATGCCAGCGGTTGAACATTGGCTGCGTTATGCTGATGCGGCAAAAGCCGTGGTCGAAAAGCATGAGTATGCATCGCCTGAAGATAAGCTGAACGCAATGGTTCGTGAAAACGTCATCGCTCAGTTAAATAATATTAAAACCCACCCTTCTGTGGCGGTTGCGCTGCGTAACAAAAAGATTAATCTTCACGGTTGGGTTTATGATATTGAAACGGGACAGATTCATGCGTTGGACAGACATGGTGAGCATTTTGTGAGCCTAGCGGACAACCCTGAGACTTTCTTCGAATAA